A window of Procambarus clarkii isolate CNS0578487 chromosome 9, FALCON_Pclarkii_2.0, whole genome shotgun sequence contains these coding sequences:
- the LOC138362909 gene encoding buccalin-like, translating to MDTATWAQPPGNNNLATATWTQPLGHNHLDTITWTQLLGHSLLDRVTWSQQLGNSQLDTTTSTQSLGHSLLDTVTCTQSLKHSHLDTTTWTQSHGPSHMDTATWTLPLGQNHLDTGTCTQPFGHSQLDTATWKQLLGHATWARSLGHSYLDTAIWTQPLGHNNLKTTTWRQLLGHNHLDTATWTQPLGHRNLDTAIWTQPLGHNNLKTTTWTQLLGHNHLDTANWTQPLGNCYLDTPLGHGHLDTATWTQPFGHSLLDTTT from the coding sequence ATGGACACAGCTACATGGGCACAACCACCTGGAAACAACAACTTGgcaacagccacttggacacagcctcttggacacaaccacttggacacaatcACTTGGACACAACTACTTGGACACAGCCTCTTGGATAGAGTCACTTGGTCACAGCAACTTGGAAACAGCcaattggacacaaccacttcaacacagtcacttggacacagtcttttggacacagtcacttgtacTCAGTCTCTtaaacacagccacttggacacaaccacttggacacagtcacatgGACCCAGCCACATGGACACAGCTACTTGGACATTGCCACTTGGGcaaaaccacttggacacaggcaCTTGTACACAGCCATTTGGACACAGCcaattggacacagccacttggaaacAGTTACTTGGACACGCCACTTGGGCAcggtcacttggacacagctacTTGGACACAGCCATTTGGACACAGCCTCTTGGACACAACAACTTGAAAACAACAACTTGGAGACAGTTACTTGGACAcaatcacttggacacagccacatggacacagccacttggacacaggaaCTTGGACACAGCCATTTGGACACAGCCTCTTGGACACAACAACTTGAAAACAACAACTTGGACACAGCTACTTGGACAcaatcacttggacacagccaattggacacagccacttggaaacTGTTACTTGGACACGCCACTTGGGCAcggtcacttggacacagctacTTGGACACAGCCATTTGGACACAGCCTCTTGGACACAACAACTTGA
- the LOC138362910 gene encoding uncharacterized protein, with amino-acid sequence MDTVTWIQPLGHRHLDTANRTQALGHSHLNTTTWTQSLGHSNLDTTTWTQLLGHTHFDPTIWTELLGHIHIDIGTWTQALGHNHWDTATWTQQLRHSYLDTPLGQSHLDTTTWTQPLGHNHLDRTTSTQSLGHSNLETANWTQPLQHSHLDTVFWTQSLVLSLLNTATWKQPLGRSCFDTASWTQPLGHNHLHTTTWTQPLG; translated from the coding sequence atggacacagtcacttggatacagccacttggacacagacacttggacacagcaaataggacacaggcacttggacacagccacttgaacacaaccacttggacacagtcacttggacacagtaacttggacacaaccacctgGACACAGTTACTTGGACACACCCACTTTGACCCAACCATTTGGACAGAACTACTTGGACACATCCACATTGACATAGGGACATGGACAcaggcacttggacacaaccattgggacacagccacttggacacagcaacTTAGACACAGTTACTTGGACACGCCACTTGGTCAaagtcacttggacacaaccacttggacacagcctcttgggcacaaccacttggacagaacCACTTCGACACAGTCACTTGGTCACAGCAACTTGGAAACAGCcaattggacacaaccacttcaacacagtcacttggacacagtcttttggacacagtcacttgtacTCAGTCTCTTAAACACAGCCACTTGGAAACAACCACTTGGACGCAGCTGCTTTGACACAGcctcttggacacaaccacttggacacaatcACTTGCACACAACTACTTGGACACAGCCTCTTGGAtag